The following coding sequences lie in one Candidatus Nitrospira allomarina genomic window:
- a CDS encoding site-2 protease family protein: MLVPLMAAVVLHECAHGWVANFFGDQTAKNLGRLTINPLPHIDLYGSIIVPLMLSLIPGGFVFGWAKPVPVNPAHLHNPRRDMAFVAAAGPLMNLFLAIVSSLLLGLFLYLDPTLQANWPPQPGVEPRRDLLGMILVPLTAMALSSMIINIVLFSFNLLPVPPLDGSRVLRSLLPVSSAEILNRLEPYGMFLILGLLMLNSYIPIISSFIGMVFQVFQRLFLPAFIT, encoded by the coding sequence ATGCTGGTTCCACTCATGGCCGCGGTGGTCTTACACGAATGCGCCCATGGGTGGGTCGCAAATTTCTTTGGAGACCAGACGGCCAAAAACCTGGGACGACTCACCATCAATCCCCTCCCGCACATCGACCTGTATGGAAGCATCATTGTGCCACTGATGTTGTCTCTGATACCTGGAGGGTTTGTGTTTGGTTGGGCCAAACCCGTTCCCGTCAATCCTGCACACCTCCATAACCCCAGACGAGATATGGCCTTTGTGGCCGCAGCCGGACCACTCATGAATTTGTTTTTGGCCATTGTCAGCAGCCTGCTGCTCGGCCTGTTTCTTTATCTCGACCCCACTCTCCAAGCCAACTGGCCTCCTCAGCCTGGCGTTGAACCACGCCGCGATCTTCTCGGCATGATCCTGGTTCCTCTCACGGCCATGGCCTTATCTTCCATGATCATTAATATCGTGCTATTTTCATTTAATCTTTTACCGGTTCCTCCTTTGGATGGGAGCCGGGTCCTTCGTAGCCTCCTCCCGGTCAGTTCCGCGGAAATCTTAAACCGGTTGGAACCCTATGGGATGTTTCTTATTTTGGGTCTCCTGATGCTGAATTCGTATATCCCCATAATCAGCAGC
- a CDS encoding ABC transporter substrate-binding protein, whose translation MTTVRLKYLLLRTFLCLILGSPGLHDGWWPFFGESFNIAFAQQTSTSPLLAQARLELEADNPAAAITTLEKLIDSFPPPEILEEAYLLQATALKHDHQPTDALTVLKQLLEEFPFSHSTNPARVLMAELYIELQNYEPALDQLYQALDYATDLDLRRSIFQLIRQTELNNHNPLGAVKALLNEMSLADQTERLELESLTQTLILQQLDEPALQELVESYSSRYPGDIATIRLIELHTAHGDEVLAERDIRGFLKRFPSHPYAQTAMALLQSFISKIKFHSHILAAALPFSGPMKTYGTDSLNGIRLALEIAKEQWGLTSVGLVVKDTTTLTAPLRVEIQQMLDEFRPLAVVGPLLSREIQGLGRLPDDYVTPFITPSSTLLNVRQFGSFWFSTAMTSSVQAKRLVEYAILKLGYHRFGIIYPQTAYGREMADMFAKEVLHSGGEIIASEGYADDQTDIGEQLRHLKEKDLAKYGTTQNEKTRTGEDRLVYTPGIDAVFVPGQPVHLALIAAQLAFYDMNVPILGGNSWHNSELFRWAKHDLDGHIFVDGFFPNSPDPNIQMFVQRYRSQFQKEPSLFAFQAYDAATMVMETIRQGAQSGQGVWDQLVRRSDLPALSGFASFSSAGILNRRLYLLQVKNKTFTQLN comes from the coding sequence TTGACGACTGTCAGACTTAAATATCTGTTGCTGCGAACCTTTTTGTGTCTCATCCTGGGAAGCCCGGGACTGCACGATGGATGGTGGCCCTTCTTTGGCGAAAGCTTCAACATCGCATTTGCTCAACAAACTTCAACTTCTCCTCTTCTGGCTCAGGCAAGATTGGAGCTTGAAGCCGATAATCCTGCAGCCGCCATTACGACTCTCGAGAAGCTGATAGATTCATTTCCTCCTCCAGAGATCCTTGAAGAAGCCTATCTTTTGCAGGCAACCGCCCTGAAACATGATCATCAGCCAACGGATGCCCTTACGGTTTTGAAGCAACTCCTGGAGGAATTTCCCTTTTCACACTCCACGAACCCGGCACGGGTCTTAATGGCCGAACTCTATATCGAATTACAGAATTATGAGCCTGCCCTGGATCAATTGTATCAGGCATTGGATTACGCCACGGATCTGGACCTGCGCCGGTCAATATTCCAATTGATCCGTCAAACCGAGTTAAACAATCACAACCCGCTGGGCGCCGTAAAAGCCCTCTTAAATGAGATGAGTCTGGCCGACCAGACCGAACGGCTCGAGTTAGAAAGCCTCACTCAAACACTGATTTTACAGCAGTTGGACGAACCCGCGCTCCAGGAACTGGTTGAGAGTTATTCCTCCCGGTATCCGGGTGACATCGCAACCATCCGGCTGATTGAACTGCATACTGCCCATGGGGACGAGGTCCTCGCCGAACGGGATATCCGGGGATTTCTCAAACGCTTTCCCTCCCATCCCTATGCTCAAACCGCGATGGCCCTCCTCCAATCATTTATCAGCAAAATCAAATTTCATTCGCATATTTTGGCCGCCGCCCTGCCTTTTTCCGGCCCCATGAAAACCTATGGCACGGATTCGTTAAACGGCATTCGACTCGCTCTCGAAATTGCCAAGGAACAATGGGGACTGACCTCGGTTGGGCTGGTCGTAAAAGATACCACAACCCTCACCGCCCCATTGCGCGTTGAGATACAACAAATGCTTGATGAATTTCGGCCCCTTGCAGTCGTAGGGCCCCTTTTGTCACGTGAGATACAGGGACTCGGCCGACTCCCTGATGACTATGTCACGCCGTTTATCACCCCTTCATCCACGCTCTTAAATGTTCGGCAGTTTGGATCTTTTTGGTTTAGTACCGCCATGACCTCATCCGTCCAGGCCAAACGCCTGGTGGAATATGCCATCCTAAAACTGGGATACCACCGTTTTGGCATTATTTATCCCCAAACAGCGTATGGACGAGAAATGGCTGATATGTTCGCGAAAGAAGTGTTGCACTCCGGCGGGGAAATTATTGCCTCAGAAGGCTATGCTGATGACCAGACCGATATTGGTGAACAATTACGCCACTTGAAGGAAAAAGATCTGGCCAAATACGGCACCACCCAAAACGAAAAAACCCGAACCGGAGAAGATCGCTTGGTCTACACACCGGGGATTGACGCCGTGTTTGTCCCGGGACAGCCCGTGCACTTGGCCCTCATTGCGGCACAACTGGCATTTTATGACATGAATGTGCCGATTTTAGGCGGCAATAGCTGGCATAACTCTGAATTATTTCGGTGGGCCAAACACGATCTGGACGGTCATATTTTTGTCGATGGATTTTTTCCCAACAGTCCTGATCCCAATATTCAGATGTTTGTTCAGCGGTATCGCAGTCAGTTTCAAAAGGAACCATCCCTCTTTGCCTTCCAGGCCTATGATGCGGCAACCATGGTGATGGAAACCATCCGCCAGGGCGCTCAATCCGGACAAGGGGTCTGGGACCAACTTGTGCGACGCTCTGACTTGCCGGCATTGAGCGGATTTGCCTCTTTTAGTTCCGCCGGCATACTGAACCGAAGGCTCTACCTCCTCCAGGTCAAAAACAAGACCTTCACCCAACTCAACTAA
- the xerD gene encoding site-specific tyrosine recombinase XerD has protein sequence MQECIDRYLTMLQVEQGYAANTIESYRRDLRKLEIFFRTHDIADPTYLSRPLWFQFLNSLKAEGLSSSSIARCLASIRGFYKSFERGRDDPTFEGILKGTPKQWSQLPKLLSEAEVTRLLNLSVMDTREDLRDAAMVELLYATGLRVSELINLEMAHLNLDVGFLQATGKRDKQRIVPIGDKARQLVSEYLQSSRPAFVKKRTSSALFLTRLGRAMSRQCFWKILKDRTARAGITKPISPHMLRHSFATHLLDHGADLRSVQMMLGHASIATTQIYTHVEQARLKKVHDQYFPRKQRTRVFGASHDTES, from the coding sequence ATGCAGGAATGTATTGATCGTTATCTCACCATGCTGCAAGTCGAGCAGGGCTATGCGGCGAATACCATTGAGAGCTATCGTCGGGACCTCAGGAAACTCGAGATCTTTTTTCGAACGCACGACATTGCCGATCCCACATATCTTTCCAGGCCACTGTGGTTTCAATTCTTAAACAGTTTGAAAGCCGAAGGGCTGTCCTCCTCTTCAATTGCCAGGTGCCTGGCTTCTATCAGGGGTTTCTATAAATCGTTTGAGAGGGGAAGGGATGATCCGACATTTGAGGGTATTTTAAAAGGGACGCCGAAGCAATGGAGTCAATTGCCAAAGTTGTTGTCCGAAGCCGAAGTGACCAGATTGCTCAACTTATCCGTGATGGACACCAGGGAAGATCTACGTGATGCCGCCATGGTGGAACTGCTCTATGCCACCGGTCTTCGGGTGTCGGAACTCATCAATTTGGAAATGGCGCATCTCAATCTGGATGTGGGGTTTTTGCAAGCGACTGGCAAGCGGGACAAACAACGAATTGTTCCGATCGGAGACAAGGCACGCCAGTTGGTCTCGGAGTATCTGCAGTCTTCCCGTCCGGCCTTTGTCAAAAAGCGAACGTCTTCCGCGTTATTTCTTACCCGGCTGGGTCGGGCCATGAGCCGCCAATGTTTTTGGAAAATTCTCAAGGATCGTACGGCTCGTGCAGGCATCACCAAGCCTATTTCACCTCATATGCTTCGCCATTCCTTTGCCACGCATTTATTGGATCACGGGGCCGATCTTCGTTCGGTCCAAATGATGCTCGGCCATGCCAGCATTGCCACGACACAAATCTATACTCATGTGGAGCAAGCCCGCCTCAAAAAGGTTCATGACCAATACTTTCCCCGTAAACAACGGACGAGGGTCTTTGGAGCCTCTCATGATACTGAGTCTTGA
- a CDS encoding flavodoxin family protein — protein MKIFRGNTLWVALAVLVWWCGYVQVSAQTSSPQASPQASDGLQVLVTYHSLSGHTAEMAKSVKKGAESIPGTTVLLKTVGQVTADELFGSDAVIVGSPVYWSNMSGEVKAFFDRWQFEFGVYPEWKMRNKVGAAFATGGQISSGKEVTMLTILAAMLGNKMIVVSDGGAFGASATTEGDSPGINDAERADAWALGKRVAEVAWVIKRGQTIPGQS, from the coding sequence ATGAAGATTTTTCGGGGAAATACCTTATGGGTAGCTCTGGCTGTCCTTGTTTGGTGGTGTGGGTATGTGCAAGTTTCCGCTCAGACTTCATCTCCCCAAGCATCTCCTCAAGCTAGCGATGGCCTTCAGGTCTTAGTCACCTATCATTCTCTGTCGGGTCATACGGCCGAGATGGCCAAGAGTGTGAAAAAGGGTGCTGAATCGATACCAGGGACCACCGTCCTCCTGAAGACCGTGGGGCAGGTGACCGCCGATGAGTTGTTTGGCAGCGATGCAGTCATCGTGGGTTCGCCAGTCTATTGGTCGAATATGTCAGGTGAAGTCAAAGCATTTTTTGACCGGTGGCAGTTTGAATTTGGCGTGTATCCTGAATGGAAAATGCGTAATAAGGTAGGAGCAGCCTTTGCGACCGGTGGGCAAATATCAAGCGGAAAAGAGGTGACGATGTTGACCATCCTTGCAGCCATGCTTGGAAATAAGATGATTGTTGTGAGTGACGGAGGAGCGTTTGGCGCTTCAGCCACCACGGAAGGCGATAGCCCTGGCATTAATGATGCGGAGCGTGCGGATGCATGGGCGTTGGGAAAGCGTGTGGCTGAAGTGGCGTGGGTGATCAAGCGAGGCCAGACGATCCCAGGGCAATCCTGA
- a CDS encoding tetratricopeptide repeat protein, producing the protein MANPKIEQFKKVLQMDPKDETMWFGLGKAYMNDENWKEAIPALEQCIEVKPEYSAAYFALAQSLHQTGDFQKCRTICTQGITVATKNGDLLVIKNLEALKASLPSS; encoded by the coding sequence ATGGCCAATCCTAAGATCGAACAATTCAAGAAAGTGCTCCAAATGGATCCGAAGGACGAAACCATGTGGTTCGGCCTGGGGAAAGCCTACATGAATGACGAAAATTGGAAAGAGGCGATTCCTGCCCTGGAGCAATGCATTGAGGTGAAACCTGAATACTCAGCCGCCTATTTTGCATTGGCTCAATCGCTTCACCAGACAGGCGATTTTCAAAAATGCCGGACAATATGCACCCAAGGCATCACCGTGGCAACCAAGAATGGTGATCTCCTCGTCATTAAAAACCTGGAAGCCCTGAAAGCGTCCCTGCCTTCATCCTGA
- a CDS encoding histone deacetylase family protein, producing MGRVGYVSHPAYELHEMSRSHPESPERLRAIRAQLESSGTWSRLHQVAPRRADLKWIELVHDSSYVESLERRSPSTGYVSLDPDTSMCPGTLEAAYLAVGGGLAAVDAIMNHDIDQAFCAVRPPGHHAEADRAMGFCFFNTIAIAARYLQQQYGLQRIMIVDWDVHHGNGTQQAFYDDPTVLFFSTHQAPFYPGTGRSTETGAGQGKGLTINVPLPGGQGDGEYREIFQKVLVPAAEHFQPECILISAGFDGHRDDPLASMALTEQGYADLTTIVSKIAKTFARGRIVSCLEGGYHLKALAGSVDRHLQALLDN from the coding sequence ATGGGACGTGTTGGATACGTATCTCATCCGGCCTATGAGCTCCATGAGATGAGCAGAAGCCATCCGGAGTCACCTGAACGGCTTCGTGCAATACGCGCACAATTAGAAAGTTCGGGAACGTGGTCCCGGCTGCATCAGGTTGCCCCACGACGGGCCGATCTGAAATGGATTGAACTCGTCCACGACTCATCCTATGTGGAAAGTCTTGAACGACGCTCCCCCTCAACTGGGTATGTCTCCCTGGATCCTGATACGTCGATGTGTCCGGGAACGCTGGAGGCCGCCTATCTGGCAGTCGGCGGGGGATTGGCGGCGGTGGATGCGATCATGAACCATGACATTGATCAGGCGTTTTGCGCTGTGCGGCCTCCTGGGCATCACGCGGAGGCGGATCGAGCGATGGGGTTTTGTTTCTTTAACACCATCGCGATTGCCGCCCGTTATCTTCAGCAACAATATGGACTACAGAGGATTATGATTGTGGATTGGGATGTGCACCATGGCAATGGCACGCAACAGGCCTTCTATGATGATCCCACAGTCCTTTTTTTTAGTACCCACCAGGCTCCATTTTATCCCGGGACGGGCCGTTCGACGGAAACCGGGGCAGGTCAAGGGAAAGGTCTCACCATCAATGTGCCGCTCCCGGGAGGACAAGGGGATGGGGAGTATCGCGAAATATTCCAGAAGGTCTTGGTCCCCGCTGCCGAACACTTTCAACCTGAATGTATTCTGATTTCCGCCGGATTTGACGGTCACCGGGATGATCCATTGGCGAGTATGGCCTTAACGGAGCAAGGGTATGCCGATTTGACCACGATTGTCTCGAAGATTGCAAAAACATTTGCAAGGGGGCGAATCGTGTCATGTTTAGAAGGTGGGTATCACCTCAAGGCGTTGGCGGGATCCGTGGACCGCCACCTACAGGCTCTGCTGGATAATTAA
- a CDS encoding multiheme c-type cytochrome, with the protein MKSKRSWGGKAWLLLLLVLGVGIYIFYTEIRPTVIFGLREDYAKPIPYQQIPVGLQSLKAEECGSCHVEIYEEWKSSIHAKAFHDPFFQAYWKKDDNIWVCLNCHTPLENQQPTLIQDLPRGRVEKAIQIPNYRYDAEYQQEGVTCAACHVRDGKILGPYDDSAAPHPTQFDPSFRTTQVCYRCHNVVSGPMQFYNAGPCGTYPEYEGKFFMKEKGLICQSCHMPEVERPVAKGSPIRFGRRHLWRGGHDPDMVKRAVAVQVQADPPTPQPGDDVKLTLTLINAGAGHKIPTGDPDRFFTVEFTVRDSNGTVVHEQSDTMGRWILWQPVIVEVYDNRLLPLASRDYSFEYEIPEHEKGWIVQARIRYHIQTDSQNQMLRDRYGLTADDPYVFTIYEREYPLDATLSTIVQDQEPDLRVGCMAPSDGLTPHPPADMSSLHS; encoded by the coding sequence ATGAAATCAAAGCGATCATGGGGAGGAAAAGCGTGGTTGTTGCTCCTATTGGTGCTAGGGGTAGGGATCTATATTTTTTATACGGAGATTCGTCCCACCGTCATATTCGGCTTACGAGAGGATTACGCGAAACCCATTCCCTATCAACAGATTCCAGTGGGATTGCAGAGCTTGAAAGCGGAGGAATGTGGAAGTTGTCATGTCGAAATCTACGAAGAGTGGAAATCCAGTATTCATGCCAAGGCCTTTCACGATCCGTTTTTTCAAGCCTATTGGAAAAAAGATGACAATATCTGGGTCTGTTTGAATTGCCATACGCCATTGGAAAATCAGCAACCGACTCTTATTCAAGACCTTCCCCGTGGCCGTGTCGAAAAAGCCATTCAAATTCCCAATTACCGGTACGATGCGGAGTATCAACAAGAAGGTGTGACGTGCGCAGCCTGCCATGTTCGGGATGGAAAGATTCTCGGTCCATATGACGATTCGGCGGCGCCGCATCCCACCCAATTCGATCCTTCCTTTAGAACGACCCAAGTCTGTTATCGTTGTCATAATGTCGTTTCGGGACCCATGCAATTCTACAATGCAGGGCCTTGTGGTACGTATCCTGAGTATGAAGGCAAGTTTTTCATGAAGGAAAAGGGACTGATTTGTCAGAGTTGTCATATGCCGGAAGTCGAGCGGCCGGTGGCCAAGGGTAGCCCTATCCGATTTGGTCGACGGCATCTCTGGCGGGGAGGTCATGATCCGGACATGGTCAAGCGAGCGGTCGCTGTCCAAGTGCAGGCAGATCCTCCGACACCCCAACCGGGTGACGATGTCAAATTGACGCTGACTCTGATTAATGCGGGGGCTGGGCACAAAATCCCGACAGGGGACCCTGACCGGTTTTTTACCGTTGAATTTACGGTGCGCGATTCGAACGGTACGGTGGTGCATGAGCAGTCTGATACCATGGGCCGTTGGATCCTCTGGCAGCCTGTGATTGTGGAAGTATATGATAATCGATTGCTGCCCCTTGCCAGCCGGGATTATTCCTTTGAATATGAAATCCCCGAACATGAAAAAGGGTGGATCGTTCAGGCGCGGATTCGGTATCATATTCAGACCGATAGTCAAAATCAGATGTTGAGAGATCGGTATGGTCTGACGGCCGATGATCCATATGTCTTTACGATCTATGAACGAGAGTACCCCTTGGATGCGACCTTGTCTACGATTGTGCAGGATCAGGAACCCGATCTTCGGGTAGGGTGTATGGCACCGTCCGATGGGCTTACTCCTCATCCCCCGGCAGATATGTCTTCACTCCATTCATAA
- a CDS encoding sulfurtransferase, translating to MAENFFIDTESLAQNLGREDLVILDVRGRAAYSSHIPGAVHSTWHEYSDPSAVAKGVLDPDLGRIEQRLRALGINQSSDVVIYCNPFDNWGDEGRMFWMLTYLGHPSVRILDGGWVKWTAEQRPFEHEAIQPKPGDFAVKANPDLIVNKDGLKKLVKGPHPDTIILDARSVEEYAGKEIDGLPRAGHIPSAINIPWNRFLQRDATVKPPEQVRKIFEDHGLRDNQEIMTYCLGGVRAAWVFCLLRYVGFPRVKVYPGSWWEWSRDFAAPAEKDVKLLYRVTNQDQMRTS from the coding sequence GTGGCTGAAAATTTTTTCATTGATACTGAATCACTTGCCCAAAATCTGGGCCGCGAAGACTTGGTCATTCTTGATGTACGAGGCCGCGCGGCCTATTCCTCACATATTCCCGGTGCTGTTCACAGTACGTGGCATGAGTACAGCGATCCCTCGGCCGTGGCAAAGGGGGTCTTAGACCCTGATCTTGGGAGAATTGAACAGCGTCTTCGAGCGCTCGGTATTAACCAGTCCAGTGACGTGGTTATTTATTGCAACCCCTTCGATAATTGGGGTGATGAGGGACGCATGTTTTGGATGTTGACCTATCTGGGTCATCCAAGCGTCCGGATTCTGGACGGTGGGTGGGTCAAGTGGACTGCAGAGCAGCGCCCATTTGAACATGAAGCGATTCAACCCAAGCCGGGCGATTTTGCTGTTAAGGCCAATCCGGACCTCATTGTGAATAAGGATGGATTGAAAAAGCTGGTCAAAGGACCCCATCCGGATACCATCATTCTTGATGCCAGAAGCGTTGAGGAATATGCGGGGAAAGAGATCGATGGGTTGCCTCGGGCCGGCCATATTCCTTCTGCCATCAATATCCCGTGGAACCGGTTTTTACAACGGGATGCCACGGTGAAACCTCCGGAGCAGGTCAGGAAAATATTTGAGGATCACGGGTTACGGGACAATCAGGAAATCATGACATATTGCCTGGGTGGCGTCCGGGCGGCTTGGGTCTTTTGTCTATTGCGATACGTCGGGTTTCCACGAGTGAAAGTCTATCCAGGGTCATGGTGGGAATGGTCACGTGATTTTGCGGCACCGGCGGAAAAAGATGTGAAGTTATTATATCGAGTCACCAATCAGGATCAAATGAGAACATCTTGA
- the smbP gene encoding small metal-binding protein SmbP translates to MKKQAVVRGIGLFAILGLLFAGSWGSLALAGANPHVAEAIAHAQGAVKHGEQGHADALVEHAQEALTHAQGAQKDVKNPHLDEGVHELMEAVEHGKAGHADVGTKHAKSAVMHLKEVK, encoded by the coding sequence ATGAAAAAGCAAGCGGTTGTTAGGGGAATTGGTCTGTTTGCCATTCTAGGGTTACTGTTTGCGGGGTCGTGGGGTTCTCTCGCCCTTGCAGGAGCCAATCCACATGTGGCTGAAGCGATTGCCCATGCCCAGGGAGCCGTGAAACATGGCGAGCAGGGACATGCTGATGCGTTGGTTGAGCATGCCCAGGAAGCCTTGACCCACGCCCAAGGTGCCCAAAAGGACGTGAAAAATCCTCATTTAGACGAAGGGGTTCACGAACTCATGGAAGCGGTGGAACATGGCAAAGCCGGTCATGCCGATGTCGGGACCAAGCATGCGAAAAGCGCAGTGATGCATTTGAAAGAGGTTAAGTAA
- a CDS encoding nitrilase-related carbon-nitrogen hydrolase, producing MSKISGGYFQFSPVFGEIQRNLETILNAIHNFEGHLLVFPELALSGYQFLSKDEVRELAEDIPSGPVIKTLEEAVRGRDLHVVVGLAERDHDRLYNSAVLIGPKGYIGRYRKTHLFFEETLWFDPGDTGFLVWDIGRAKVGLLVCFDWFFPEAARSLAIKGADILCHPSNLVLPYCPDAMVTRCLENGVFAITANRVGREQRGEKPALPFIGMSEIVAPNGQILCRSSLKDDEVGQYEMDMAEARDKRINPYNDLLKDRRPQWYVL from the coding sequence ATGTCCAAGATCAGTGGAGGGTATTTTCAATTTTCTCCGGTGTTTGGAGAGATCCAACGTAATCTAGAAACCATCCTGAATGCCATCCATAACTTTGAAGGGCATCTCCTTGTTTTTCCCGAACTTGCCCTCTCGGGTTATCAATTTCTTTCTAAAGACGAAGTCCGCGAACTGGCTGAAGACATTCCTTCCGGTCCCGTAATTAAAACCCTGGAGGAGGCCGTGCGGGGACGCGACCTGCACGTCGTGGTCGGGTTGGCTGAACGAGACCATGACCGGTTATATAATTCGGCAGTGCTGATCGGCCCGAAAGGGTATATCGGGAGATATCGGAAAACCCATTTATTTTTTGAGGAAACCCTCTGGTTTGATCCGGGAGATACGGGATTTCTTGTCTGGGATATTGGAAGGGCTAAGGTGGGCCTTCTCGTCTGTTTTGATTGGTTTTTCCCGGAAGCCGCAAGAAGTCTGGCCATTAAGGGCGCCGATATTTTATGCCACCCCAGCAATTTAGTGTTGCCTTATTGTCCTGATGCCATGGTGACGAGATGCTTGGAAAACGGGGTATTTGCCATCACAGCCAATCGAGTCGGTCGTGAACAGCGTGGGGAAAAACCTGCATTGCCGTTTATTGGCATGAGTGAGATTGTGGCCCCCAATGGACAGATTTTGTGTCGGTCTTCCCTCAAAGACGATGAGGTTGGTCAGTACGAGATGGATATGGCGGAAGCCCGCGACAAACGAATCAATCCCTATAACGATTTGCTTAAAGACCGACGTCCTCAATGGTATGTTTTGTAA
- a CDS encoding helix-hairpin-helix domain-containing protein, protein MKRWLVFSVVLLFGLPGCMVSKSKYEASVADMESAKAELEKSRMHQEALEEQIRNLKGLNEKVSTDLETMTTEVQRIKEGRKNEHTLLETRERELDQEKEQLTSKLRVVVDQYQKVKAQNKALKETVLRYQKELKDTRESSIGSTAGVMKSLERPDMPKTESAPSVNSSPIVSSKPPVPKIVTPPTLPKIGGDLVNINKAPVSDLVLTLGLTREVAEEVVSNRPYRLRGELVAKNIIPKATFDEIKDRITASP, encoded by the coding sequence ATGAAAAGGTGGTTGGTTTTTTCGGTCGTGCTTCTATTCGGATTGCCCGGGTGCATGGTTTCGAAGTCGAAATATGAGGCATCGGTGGCGGATATGGAGTCGGCCAAGGCCGAGTTGGAAAAAAGCCGGATGCATCAGGAAGCCCTTGAAGAACAAATACGCAATTTAAAAGGATTGAACGAAAAAGTTTCCACGGATTTGGAGACGATGACCACCGAGGTGCAACGAATTAAAGAAGGAAGAAAAAATGAGCACACTTTATTGGAAACACGTGAGCGGGAATTGGATCAGGAGAAAGAGCAGCTCACGTCCAAATTGCGTGTGGTCGTGGACCAATATCAAAAAGTGAAAGCGCAAAACAAAGCCCTGAAAGAGACAGTGTTGCGCTATCAGAAGGAATTAAAAGACACCCGTGAATCTTCTATAGGAAGTACTGCCGGAGTGATGAAGTCCTTGGAGAGGCCTGACATGCCCAAGACCGAAAGTGCCCCGTCAGTGAATTCCAGCCCGATCGTTTCGTCCAAACCACCTGTGCCTAAAATTGTGACGCCCCCCACCCTGCCAAAAATCGGAGGGGATTTAGTCAATATTAATAAGGCGCCAGTGAGTGATCTCGTGTTGACGCTGGGATTAACTCGGGAGGTAGCTGAGGAAGTGGTTTCAAACCGGCCTTATCGCCTCCGTGGCGAACTTGTAGCGAAAAACATTATTCCAAAAGCCACATTTGACGAGATTAAGGACCGTATTACAGCTTCTCCCTAA
- a CDS encoding ABC transporter ATP-binding protein: MNNPIDSEFTPQVPLVSIDNLCRSFQMGKQTVHVLNGISMTLARKEMVSIVGASGAGKSTLLHIMGTLDRPTSGKVLFEGKNMFRVSETALAGFRNRSIGFVFQFHHLLPEFTALENTYLPALIQKIPKQQAMDAAKSLLSEVGLSHRLHHKPGELSGGEQQRVAVARALIRHPDLVLADEPTGNLDTHTGDELFELLRKLNHTHGTAFVIVTHNEKLSLQTDRLIQLQDGQIIEDRCLTNSPPPTDRS, encoded by the coding sequence ATGAATAACCCAATCGACTCAGAGTTCACGCCCCAGGTGCCATTGGTCTCTATCGACAATCTTTGTCGTTCATTTCAGATGGGCAAGCAAACGGTGCATGTCCTCAACGGCATTTCCATGACGTTAGCGCGAAAGGAAATGGTGTCGATTGTCGGAGCCTCAGGTGCAGGAAAAAGTACCCTGCTCCACATCATGGGAACCTTGGATCGCCCGACAAGTGGAAAAGTATTGTTTGAAGGAAAGAATATGTTCCGGGTCAGCGAAACCGCGTTAGCGGGATTTCGGAATCGATCCATCGGATTTGTTTTTCAATTTCATCACCTTCTTCCGGAATTCACCGCGTTGGAAAACACCTATCTCCCGGCGCTCATCCAAAAAATTCCCAAACAGCAGGCCATGGACGCGGCAAAATCTCTCCTATCTGAAGTGGGGCTTTCTCACCGTCTGCACCATAAACCAGGGGAATTATCAGGAGGAGAGCAGCAGCGTGTCGCCGTGGCCAGAGCCTTAATCCGGCACCCTGACCTGGTGTTGGCAGATGAACCGACAGGCAATCTGGATACGCATACCGGCGATGAATTATTTGAACTTTTACGAAAACTCAATCACACGCATGGAACAGCCTTCGTGATTGTGACCCACAACGAAAAACTCTCCCTGCAGACCGACCGGCTGATTCAACTACAGGATGGACAAATTATCGAAGATCGCTGCCTGACGAATAGTCCGCCCCCAACGGACAGGTCGTAA